A section of the Phaseolus vulgaris cultivar G19833 chromosome 8, P. vulgaris v2.0, whole genome shotgun sequence genome encodes:
- the LOC137824934 gene encoding uncharacterized protein, translating into MVQEETGEEAESAPPPPPTEVSVSPASVAAAPDLIAIPPPIMHLMRGFSGGSMPEGSDRREGMPFYLGAFLVVALDWRAQARNAVLQTRTLQALEARVAALEEEKKTQGRQNEAYQASLKLAQEAKEEAEKQLGEAMELQTDFYAREVTLQVQVTSLQDIVEADEEVQKDLKDRCCEQADELEWIEGEMATQAKALGLLQVDHDKLQIEVSRLRVEKEALEKQVASGDATIEELEKDKKTLINDMAGTFEEGFKEALAQAVCSKINQERRSQLTRALRAESGASSSSRADSGGH; encoded by the exons ATGGTCCAAGAGGAAACAGGCGAAGAGGCCGAATCTGCTCCACCCCCGCCACCGACAGAGGTCTCTGTTTCTCCCGCTTCCGTCGCCGCCGCCCCAGATCTTattgccatccctcctccaattatgcatctgatgaggggcttcagcgggggatcaatgccagaaggctccgacaggagggagggaatgcccttctacttgggagccTTTCTGGTCGTGGCCCTTGACTGGCGTGCCCAAGCTAGAAATGCTGTTTTGCAGACACGAACCCTCCAGGCCCTGGAAGCAAGGGTGGCTGCtttggaggaggaaaagaagacTCAGGGACGCCAAAACGAGGCCTACCAAGCCTCTCTGAAGTTGGCGCAAGAGGCCAAGGAGGAGGCTGAAAAGCAGCTGGGTGAGGCGATGGAGCTACAAACCGACTTCTACGCTCGGGAAGTCACCCTCCAAGTTCAGGTAACAAGCCTCCAAGACATAGTCGAAGCTGACGAAGAAGTTCAgaaggacttgaaggaccgaTGCTGTGAGCAGGCTGATGAACTGGAGTGGATTGAGGGGGAGATGGCTACTCAGGCCAAGGctttgggccttctccaggttgaccacGACAAACTGCAAAtcgaggtcagccggctccgtgtggagaaggaggctttggagaagcaggtagcttctggggacgccaccatcgaggagttggagaaggACAAGAAAACCCTTATCAATgacatggcgggcaccttcgaggaggggttcaaagaggctctggcccaggccgtct gttcgaagataaaccaagagcggaggtCACAACTTACCCGGGCTCTGCGGGctgagagcggggcttcgtcttcctcccgtgccgactccggaggccactga